The DNA segment TGGGTGAACAGCGCGAAGCGCTGCTGGCGGTGACTATCCCGGAAGAGAAAGGCAGCTTCCTGAAGTTTTGTCAGCTGCTGGGCGGCCGTTCCGTTACCGAATTTAACTACCGTTTTGCCGACGCTCAAGATGCCTGCATTTTTGTCGGCGTCCGTCTGAGCCGTGGACTGGAAGAGCGCAAAGAGATTCTCGCGCTGCTGCATGAAGGCGGCTACAGCGTGGTGGATCTCTCCGACGACGAAATGGCGAAACTGCATGTGCGCTATATGGTTGGCGGACGCCCATCGAAACCGTTGCAGGAACGTCTGTACAGTTTCGAATTTCCAGAGTCGCCCGGCGCGCTGCTGAAGTTTCTGCACACGCTGGGAACGCACTGGAATATTTCGCTGTTCCACTATCGCAGCCACGGCACCGACTATGGTCGTGTGCTGGCGGCATTTGAACTGGGCGAAAACGAGCCTGATTTCGAAACCCGGCTGAATGAGCTGGGCTATGAGTGCCACAACGAAAGCGATAACCCGGCGTTCCGGTTCTTCCTGGCGGGTTAGGGTGTTCGGGAAAATGCCTGATGGCGCTGCGCTTATCAGGTCTACGTTCTTTTGAGCCGTAGGCCGGATAAGGCGCTTGCGCCGCCATCCGGCTAGTGGTTGGGCAGAATGTTCCAGAACGCATCAATAAGCGGCTCATGCAGCCGCTTTTTTTGTGCGCAAACGCCCAGCTCAAACGGCGTTTTCTCGTCGCTGCGCTCCAGGATCATCACGCGGTTACGCACGGGTTCAGGGCTATTTTCCAATACCACTTCCGGCAGCAGCGCCACGCCGCAGCCGAGCGCGACCATCGACACCATCGCTTCATGTCCACCGACCGTCGCGTATATCGACGGATTGCTGATTTTCTGACGGCGGAACCACAGCTCAATACGGCGACGCACTGGGCCTTGATCGGCCATGATAAACGGCACTGTTGACCAGTCGGGTTTATCCACTGAGACCTGATTTCGCACCGGGCAAGGCAATGCGGGAGCTATCAGCACCACCGCCAGATTCTCCAGCATTGAAAACGCGACCGCGCCGGGCAGGGTTTCCGGTTTACCGGCAATCGCCAGATCCGCCTCGCCCGTCACCACTTTTTCCATCGCATCGGCGGCATCGCCGGTGGTGAGTTTGATTTCCACAGAGGGATGCTCCGCCCGGAAACGGTCAAGAATGGGCGGCAGATGGCTATAAGCGGCGGTGACCGAGCAGAAGATATGCAGCTCGCCCGACAGCGACGGGCCTTGTTGGTCGATGGTGTGGCGTAACTGCTGATACTGCAACAGCGTTTGCTGGGCAAACGTTCGCAGCTCTTCTCCCGCTTCGGTGAGCGTGACGGTACGGTTATCGCGAATGAACAGCGGCTGGCCGAGATCCTCTTCGAGGCGTTGAATCTGCCGGGAGAGCGTGGAAGGGCTAACGTGCATTGCCCGCGCGCTGCGGCCAAAATGGCGACTTTCCGCCAGATGCAGGAAGGTTTTCAGATCGCGTAAATCCACTGGCTTTACTCCCGATGTCTACGTTGCAGAAATTGCAATGTGATGTTGTGAATATATCAATTTCCGCAATAAATTTCCTGTCATATAGTGAGTTCATTCTCTCTTGCAAAGACACGGCAAGCGAACCGAACAATAAGCACGACACAACATCATGGAGTTACAGATATGGCTAACTACTTTAATACACTGAATCTGCGCCAGCAGTTGGCGCAACTGGGTAAATGTCGCTTTATGGGCCGCGATGAATTTGCCGATGGCGCGAGCTACCTTCAGGGTAAAAAAGTGGTCATCGTCGGCTGTGGCGCTCAGGGGCTGAACCAGGGCCTGAACATGCGTGACTCCGGTCTGGATATCGCCTACGCCCTGCGTAAAGAGGCGATTGCCGAAAAACGTGCTTCCTGGCGTAAAGCGACCGAAAACGGCTTCAAAGTGGGGACTTACGAAGAGCTGATCCCGCAGGCTGATCTGGTGGTTAACCTGACGCCGGACAAACAGCACTCCGACGTGGTGCGTTCCGTACAGCCGCTGATGAAAGACGGCGCGGCGCTGGGTTATTCCCACGGTTTCAACATCGTGGAAGTGGGCGAGCAGATCCGCAAAGACATCACCGTGGTGATGGTGGCGCCGAAGTGCCCGGGTACTGAAGTCCGTGAAGAGTACAAACGTGGTTTCGGTGTACCGACGCTGATCGCCGTTCACCCGGAAAACGATCCGAAAGGCGAAGGGATGGCTATTGCCAAAGCATGGGCGGCGGCAACTGGCGGTCATCGTGCGGGTGTGCTGGAGTCCTCCTTCGTGGCGGAAGTGAAATCTGACCTGATGGGCGAGCAGACCATCCTGTGCGGTATGCTGCAAGCGGGTTCTCTGCTGTGCTTCGATAAGCTGGTGGAAGAAGGTACCGACCCGGCATATGCGGAAAAACTGATTCAGTACGGCTGGGAAACTATCACCGAAGCGCTGAAGCAGGGCGGCATTACGCTGATGATGGATCGTCTGTCCAATCCGGCAAAACTGCGTGCTTATGCGCTGTCTGAACAGCTGAAAACCATCATGGCGCCGCTGTTCCAGAAACACATGGACGACATCATCTCCGGTGAATTCTCCTCCGGTATGATGGCGGACTGGGCGAACGACGATAAGAAACTGCTGACCTGGCGTGAAGAGACCGGTAAAACCGCATTCGAAACTGCGCCGCAGTATGAAGGTAAAATCGGTGAGCAGGAGTACTTCGATAAAGGCGTACTGATGATCGCGATGGTGAAAGCGGGCGTTGAGCTGGCATTCGAAACCATGGTGGATTCCGGCATCATCGAAGAGTCTGCGTACTATGAGTCACTGCACGAACTGCCGCTGATCGCCAACACTATCGCCCGTAAGCGTCTGTATGAAATGAACGTGGTTATCTCTGATACCGCCGAGTACGGCAACTACCTGTTCTCTTACGCTTGCGTACCGTTGCTGAAAGCGTTCATGACTGAAATTCAACCGGGCGATCTGGGTAAAGCGATTGCTGAAGGCGCGGTTGACAACGCACAGCTGCGTGATGTGAACGAAGCGATTCGTGGCCACGCTATTGAGAAAGTGGGCCAGAAACTGCGTGGCTATATGACCGATATGAAGCGTATTGCGGTCGCTGGTTAAACAGGTTGTCGGGTGGCGCTAGCGCTTACCCGACCTACAAAAAGCCATTATTTCGTAGGCCTGATAAGCGAAGCGCCATCAGGCAAAAAAGCCCGGAGTATGAACCTCCGGGCTTTTTATTAGTTGCGATACAGCACCTTAATGATGTGGTATCCGAACTGGGTGTGCAGTGGGCCGGTTGGTTCCAGCACCGGGCAGGAGAAGACCACTTTGTCGAACGCCGGAACCATCTGGCCCTGACGAAACTCACCTAAGTCACCGCCTCTTTTGCCTGACGGGCAGATAGAGTGCTTTTTCGCCAGTTTGCCAAAGTCGGCGCCATTCTTGATTTGTTCCAGAAGATCCAGCGCCAGCTTCTCTTCTTTTACCAGGATATGCAGTGCTGCTGCGGTTTTCGCCATTATTTCGCTCTCATGTCTCAAAGGTTGCCCGCCACTTTATCATTCCTTAGGGCGTCGGACATATACTCTTCGCCATCGCAGGACAGATGTCCCACCGGGTTTAATGAACCGGGAGATGAACGACACTTTTATCAGACATATTCCCTCTGCAACAGGACAGCCGTCCTGTCTTTCCATCTCAGGAGAGAGATAACATGAGCTCAATGAAAAACGCAGAATTTTCAGGCGACTGGCTGACAGGGCTAACCCAAATCGTACGCGATCCGCAGCTGTATGAGCTGCTCAAATATTGCCCGCTGGACATCATGCAGCGCTGGCGCGTTGAGGAAATACCTCGCGGAGCGCTGATTTGCCGTCAGGGCGACATTTGTCGGCAATTCTCGCTGATTGTTTCCGGTGAGGTGGATGTCTTTTACGAAGCTGAAGACGGGCGCCGTTATCGGCAGGCACATTACCGCAAAGGCGACATGCTGGGCGAGCTGGAGATTTTTGAGTCGCGGCATTACATCTGTTCGGTGATGGCGGTTGGTAGCGTTCAGTTGTTAAGCCTGCCGCAGGCGGATTTTCATCGCTGGCTGGCGCTGGATAACCATTTTAACCAGCGGATGCTGCGCTTTTTCAGCCAGCAATATTATCAGTTGTCGAAAAAGGCCAGCAGCGACAATTTGTACTCGCTGTATCAACGGGTTTGCCAGGCATTATGGCAGCGATATCAACATGATGAATCGACCACGATTTTGCTGGATAAACAAAATCTCAGTCAGGAATTTGCGGCGACGACGCGCAGTATCAACCGTATTTTGCACGATCTGAAATCGCTGAAAATTATTGATACCGACGGTGAGCGGATCGTCTTATTAGCCCCTGAAAAACTGAAACAGGAGGCGGAGATCTGAGTCCCTCAGCACAGTAAGGAGACAGAAGATGCAACCCCATATTCGATTAAGCAATAGCATGACCGGTGCGCGGTATGCGCTATTGCCCGGCGATCCTGAGCGGGTGGACAGGATCGCCCACTTTCTTGATAACCCTGAGATACTGGGGCAAAACCGGGAATTTCGGGCGGCGCGCGGCACATATAAAGGGATTGAGATTCTGGTGCTGTCGACGGGAATCGGCGGGCCATCAACGGCCATTGCCATTGAAGAGTTACGGCAGATTGGCGTGGACACGCTGATTCGCATCGGTAGCTGTGGGGCATTGCAGGATACGCTGGCGCTGGGCGATCTGATTATCGCCAACGGTGCGGTCGCCGATGACGGCACCAGCAAAACCTACGCGCCAGCCTGCTATCCGGCCTGCGCAGACCCGCAGCTTATCGCCACGTTGATCCAGCAGGCGAAGCAGATGAACATTCCTGCGATTTGCGGGCTGGTGCGCAGCCACGACAGC comes from the Citrobacter koseri ATCC BAA-895 genome and includes:
- a CDS encoding nucleoside phosphorylase produces the protein MQPHIRLSNSMTGARYALLPGDPERVDRIAHFLDNPEILGQNREFRAARGTYKGIEILVLSTGIGGPSTAIAIEELRQIGVDTLIRIGSCGALQDTLALGDLIIANGAVADDGTSKTYAPACYPACADPQLIATLIQQAKQMNIPAICGLVRSHDSFYTDREAELDAEWSARGILGADMETAALMVVGALRGLRTASLLNVVVAHNGCLDSSINDYVQQETLCLRGEERQISLALQVIYFDSQQGEQ
- the ilvC gene encoding ketol-acid reductoisomerase; amino-acid sequence: MANYFNTLNLRQQLAQLGKCRFMGRDEFADGASYLQGKKVVIVGCGAQGLNQGLNMRDSGLDIAYALRKEAIAEKRASWRKATENGFKVGTYEELIPQADLVVNLTPDKQHSDVVRSVQPLMKDGAALGYSHGFNIVEVGEQIRKDITVVMVAPKCPGTEVREEYKRGFGVPTLIAVHPENDPKGEGMAIAKAWAAATGGHRAGVLESSFVAEVKSDLMGEQTILCGMLQAGSLLCFDKLVEEGTDPAYAEKLIQYGWETITEALKQGGITLMMDRLSNPAKLRAYALSEQLKTIMAPLFQKHMDDIISGEFSSGMMADWANDDKKLLTWREETGKTAFETAPQYEGKIGEQEYFDKGVLMIAMVKAGVELAFETMVDSGIIEESAYYESLHELPLIANTIARKRLYEMNVVISDTAEYGNYLFSYACVPLLKAFMTEIQPGDLGKAIAEGAVDNAQLRDVNEAIRGHAIEKVGQKLRGYMTDMKRIAVAG
- the ilvY gene encoding HTH-type transcriptional activator IlvY, which translates into the protein MDLRDLKTFLHLAESRHFGRSARAMHVSPSTLSRQIQRLEEDLGQPLFIRDNRTVTLTEAGEELRTFAQQTLLQYQQLRHTIDQQGPSLSGELHIFCSVTAAYSHLPPILDRFRAEHPSVEIKLTTGDAADAMEKVVTGEADLAIAGKPETLPGAVAFSMLENLAVVLIAPALPCPVRNQVSVDKPDWSTVPFIMADQGPVRRRIELWFRRQKISNPSIYATVGGHEAMVSMVALGCGVALLPEVVLENSPEPVRNRVMILERSDEKTPFELGVCAQKKRLHEPLIDAFWNILPNH
- the ppiC gene encoding peptidylprolyl isomerase PpiC — encoded protein: MAKTAAALHILVKEEKLALDLLEQIKNGADFGKLAKKHSICPSGKRGGDLGEFRQGQMVPAFDKVVFSCPVLEPTGPLHTQFGYHIIKVLYRN
- a CDS encoding Crp/Fnr family transcriptional regulator, coding for MSSMKNAEFSGDWLTGLTQIVRDPQLYELLKYCPLDIMQRWRVEEIPRGALICRQGDICRQFSLIVSGEVDVFYEAEDGRRYRQAHYRKGDMLGELEIFESRHYICSVMAVGSVQLLSLPQADFHRWLALDNHFNQRMLRFFSQQYYQLSKKASSDNLYSLYQRVCQALWQRYQHDESTTILLDKQNLSQEFAATTRSINRILHDLKSLKIIDTDGERIVLLAPEKLKQEAEI